The region CatttctcactttctctctcttccatcCCCAAATCTTAGGGTTTCCACCAAATCATACGAATTAGGAATAAAAATCTCAacttgttgaatattttcaccCAATTATCACACTCCGATCCACGATGGGATCATCGCGGTGACTGGATTAGATCCCACCCGCCGTGCCGACGAAGATGGCGGCGCCGAGGAACGTGACGGTGTTGAGGGATGAAGAGAACGGGGAAGCAGCGCTGGAGGACGATTCGCCCTCCGCTAAGAAGCCCAAATTGGAGAGGCTCCCGTTCAACACGTGGGAATTTGCCGCCGTCGTCGCCGTCTTCTTTGTCTTCGCCACCGGCATCTTCTGCATTTACCTCACCATGCCCGCCACCGCTTCCGCCCACCTCAAATTGCCCCGTACCCTCTCCGATCTTCGCATACTCAAGTACCCTCCATTTCCCTTCTTAGGTTTTCCTTTCAGTAATCATCAAAAtcctttttttcaaaaaaaaatgattagggttgttaatggcgggTAGCGTAGCAGCAAGCCCAAAAAACGTTATTTCGAGCGCTATATCAGCAAATAGCGGGCAATAGTGGGAAatagcggtgaatagtggagtagcgATGAAGCCCCGGGGTGCTACACTATAGCGCTATAGCGTGCTATTAACAAGCTTATGTGATGTGACTCTTTTGTTCCTagagtttatttatttatttattttgttcttataaaatattttgagtTCTTAAGTGGATTTGAGTTGTAAATTTTCAATCAATGTGCATTGTGCAGTgtagttacttttttttttccaatttagTTTTTATATTAGTGACAATGAAAATCTATGCTTTGTGTTTAATGTGTGTAGTTACcatgtttttgtttgtttgtttgttttgcagAGAACATCTTTCAGCATATGCTAATAATCATCCTGCACAGTTCATTCTTGGTTACTGCTCTATCTACATCTTTATGCAGACTTTTATGATTCCTGGAACAATCTTCATGTCTTTGTTGGCTGGTGCTCTTTTTGGAGTTGTTCGAGGGATAATGTTGGTTGTTTTCAATGCCACTGCTGGAGCCTCTTCATGCTTCTTATTGTCCAAGTTGATTGGAAGGCCTTTAGTTTCTTGGTTGTGGCCGGAAAGGTTAAGGTTTTTCCAAGCAGAGGTTTGTCTTTGTGTTGTTTATCTGGAAATTATCTAGGTAGTAATGTTATGGCATCAACTGTGTTAAGCGTTGATCTGAATTACTTTTCTTTGGGTGGTTAAATTAGATCGCAAAGCGTAGGGATAAGCTGCTGAATTACATGCTTTTTCTGCGGGTGACCCCAACATTGCCAAATCTTTTCATCAATTTGGCATCTCCAATTGTTGACGTACCATTTCATATCTTCTTTTTGGCAACATTGGTCGGTCTTATTCCAGCTTCGTATATTACTGTCCGAGTAAGCTTCTTTGTGGCTATCTTACTGTTATTTACAATAGATCACTGTTTCCCGTTTTCTCTGAACTTTGATATTATGTTAATCCAAGTGTTCATATTTTGTGCTATAGTTATTTTGTGTTTTCAGCTCCATTTAGTTAGTCCCCCTGTTGTATGTATGCCTTAATTATGTTTTACTATTGACTTCCAAATTTGGcatttttaacttttgaagTTTAAGATAGTAACTTCTTCTTACTAAAAgagaaacaaagaagaaaagaggGATGGAGGGTCTTTGTGAATGTTTCTTACAACATTTATTGGATGATCATCAACTTAAGTTGAGCAACATTGATCTTCAAATGACTAAGGAATTAACATATTTTCCTAATTCATAAGCTTTGCAAATGACAATTTAGCAAATGTAGCAGTAGAAAATATTAACAGGGAAATGTTGATTTCTCCTGATATTCCAATTtaagcaagaaaaaaaaactaattcaaaGGCACGATAAATGATATATTTACAAAGAATATATGCTAGAAACAGTTCAACACTTCAACATTTGTATGAAGGAGGTAATTTTTGTTCAAGTATGCAAATATTATATTTGAGATTTGAGAAGACATAGATGATACATATATATTTACTTACCGAAGAAGtagagtaaaacaaaattaaacaaGTATTGTGAAGGCTATGTTTGGAGTGATAAGAAGGGGTGGAATGGAATGAATGATGATAGGTTCCATTGTTTGTTTAAAATGGGATGGAATGAAATGGAAATGGAATGCATTCCACTTCATTCCATTGCATCCCACTCTATTCCATTCTGTCTCATTCCATTGCAGTCTATTCTATTTCATTCCATTGCATTGCATTCTTTGCCATTCCATTCTGTCATAGAATCTAAGTTCTCAGGGAGAATATGGGGTTGTACTTTAGCAAACAATTTTCAGGGAATCATTGCAGTTTTGTTCTTGAAGGAAATTGGGGATTTTAAATCACAGCGGTAATGTTCACAATGAGAGGGCACATCATTTTGGATGAATATGTTAGGGGAAGTATTGCACTCTTGATCATGAAGAAGTACTAAGTTGGTTTAGGATAACTCATGTAAATTTTGTATAGTGTAGTTTTTATATTAGAGAACTTCACAATCCACTTTTTCACGTTGGCTTAGTATGTGTTTTGTGTGACTCCTTTGCTTTCTCTGATTTGGCTTGATTGGGTGGTGAAGTGATGAGAAAGGTTCCATTGTTTATTGCTCATATTTTGTTTCTCTTACCATTTGAACTGGATTAATTTTGATCATATATTAAAATGGTTTTCACGTTGTTTTCCTTGTATTATAATGTTAGATTTTAATCATCATGGATTTTCATTCTCTTATAATTCCCAACTCATGGATGAAAATGCTTTGTATCTTCTATTCTGGTTTGTTCAAATTTTTGTGGTCGTTGTTCTTGCGGCGCGTCTTTTATTCTTCTCATGACGTCTCCATGGTTTGTTTAACCAGGCTGGCCTTGCTCTTGGGGATCTAAAGTCAGTTAAGGATCTATATGATTTTAAGACATTATCAGTACTTTTCCTCATTGGCTGTGTGGCCATAGTTCCAACACTTTTGAAGAGGAAGCGAGTTTATGAATGAAGTTGTGTGCTGGCGCAGCTTTGCTCATTTGTCAAAGGCAAGTCATGTGATCATTAAATTAACTTGTGAAGACAGTGGATCATATTGGACAATGGTTAGCCAAGATATTAGAAAAGGATTTATTGTTACTAAATTAAAACATTGGTATATGCTCCGTATTATTTTCTGTTGTGGAGctttttcttttcacttttctttttGATCTTGTGGAGAGAGTGAGGGTAGATTTAGCTCAGTGATGATCAATTATGCAGCTACGGCTCACAGGCTTTGGTGGAGCACTTAAATTACGTATAATGTAACAATGATGACTTCAGGAGCTATGTTGTGACTGAAGTGTCTTACACCAAATACGAACAAACGTTTACATTGTACTATTGCTTCTTTATTCATTATTTATAGTAGAGAAATTTAACTATTACTCTTCCTGTCATTGGATTGAACTTTTATACTGTTCATGGGGTGGAGTGTTGATGCTCAATCTCATAACTCAGTGAATTACtgcactttttttctttttctttcaaagCACTTATGTTGAAACGAGGTGTTGTTGATTGTATTCTCAGTTTCAAATCATTGCTTCAATATATTATATACGTACATAAGTGTCAAAATTAGGTTACCTAAATCACACTGAAATTAATAAGTTAGTATCAACTTATTTATTTGTTAGGTATAACTATGTATGGACAGAAGTGCTTGTAATTTGACTTTTGAACCTATTGCAATTCAGAAATGTCCTTATAAATGGTCATCAAGATCTTTCTCGTTCTAAAAATATATGCATGACTGATGACCATGCATCTTTCCATGGAAGGGATTTTAAATTAGTGACTCAAATTATAATcgattttaaataaaattataaaaaaagcaTAATTACTTTAACACTACACAGATAAACTCACTTTAAAGGGACATCTCCTGCTCCATTTAGATTATAGGGACTAATATTTTCATGGAAGATAAAGAGAAATGAAAATGTAACAACTCCGAACTAACAAGCTCTTCAGACAGGAAAAATAGCAATGTATTAGGAAACAGAGTACTAAGTCATACATTAGCTTGATTAAAATTTAAGCCACTACATTCCTCATCAAAGCAAAAAGGCAAAACGATTGCTTATAATAAAAGATGGAAGAAGATACAATATTGGCACTTAGATGTTCATTCTTCTGACTTGACATCATCCATCGTAACTTTAGGATAGTTCTCATAGCCCATAATGCTGTTTATCCGTAAACGTGTATGTGGCTGTCACAAGTTGAAAACCAAATCAAACATCATAAACAATGTCAGCACTCGAACATAAGGACAAAATTTCAAACGATTCAAGAAAtaagccaaacattaaacacaaatCTCTAATAAGGTTTATTTGGTGAGACATTGCTTGAATTTTTATATCAGATTCGGATAAATCATTGCATGACTTAATTTGCATAACATTATTTGCCAAGTAATATGTTGCATCAGTCAGTATAATCGGTAAAACCATCCTAGATGTGATTGTAGCCACCTTAAAAAGCAGGGTGAAGTGAGTATGACTGCATTTCTGATTTCAGCCAAAGATGCTTCAAATGACAAGAAATAAATATGAAGATAagcaaattttattattttgcttCTGCATTCCTTGAAAGCTTGGACAGTCCACAAGAGGGATAAGCTCATTTGCATTTAGCTTAATTTCTCTCTTGAAAATAAAACTATGGACAACAGCAAAATGGAATTAATGATAGAGATTTGCCTTTCCTAACTCTTTCATGGTGATGCAAAACCATGGTTAACAAAAGATGAGAAATTAACATCAGGATGAGACAGAAGCTCGACGGATGCAATGAGCATAACCACATAAGGCAATACTGGTATTTATTGTTTTCATCCCTGGTTATGTTCAAATTCACCAGCAATAACTAGAAAAGGAAAGGAAATGACTGATGACATTTTGGCCAAGAACACATTTATCCAAAGGCACACACAATACACACACAATATGGATTCACTAGTTTGAAGCTCCTTTCAATAAATTCCCAACCACTCCCAAGCCATATAAAGTGACATACTGATTGCGATAAAAACATTTTGATAAATAATTTGGTTGCATAAGTAAAACAAAACAACTTTAGTACCTGTTTGTGCCCATAAGTTCTGCGATATTGCTTCTTTCGTTTATATTTGAAGACAATTACTTTGGGGTCAAAACCCTGCATTAGAAACATATCAGTTAAGGTAGACGATGTCTTAAAAAAAGCTTCTTGCAGGaagagaaacaagaaagagGTGTACCTGTTCTTCCACCGTAGCATATACCACAGCATTTGATACTATTGGTTTCCCAATGTAGCAAGATGTATCTGTGCCAACCAGTAAAACCTTCTGTAGGGCAATCTGCAGATCCGAAAgagctaaatctaattaaccaaTAAATTGAAAGCTTTGGAAGTTATGGAGAATATTCATAAAATGTGATCACTTTATCAGGCGTCACCACTAACTGGTAGTATTTAAGTTCATCTCCCCATCTTTAGGCCAAATTTCTTAAAAATAACTTTTTGTGTTGGACCCCTTAAAATTACAGATCCTAACCCATAGTTTAGGTCACTAATAAGGATCAGGTAGATTTTCATGATAATAAATCTTATGAAAACGAGAAGGGAGCACAGAGAACTCATTTCTGAAAGTGGAtcatatttttaaaatcattAGTCACTAAACTTCACACTCCACCCCAAAAACATTCTGTATTGAGTCGTATGGGAGAACCCGAAGTTTGATATAATGAATTAACATATAATTGTTACAGATACATTTTCTTGTGACAACAAATTACCGAATAATAAAATACCATACTGTAATTTTAGCAGCAATGTTTGGGAGAAAGCGGTGATAGTAAGTTGGTGATGATCATAAACTAATACAGAAAAAGTTATTGAATGAATGAAAGGAATGATGCATAACTATGGCAGAAAGACTGAAATAAGCATGAACGGCAATGTGTCCAATGggagaaattaagaaaaatatgcaaaccTTGTCGTTAGCCTTAGCACCTTTCAGCCTCTGAACAACAATCCAGCGCCCGGGGTGAACAATATATTGGCGCCCGCCAAcctaaacagaaaaaaaaaatgttcaaaagCACAAGAACAGAAGATAAAATTTGCACAAACCCCAGAATGGGGAAAAACAAGTACCCATTTGCCTATCCAACAAACCAAAATTACATAAACAATAATTAAAATCATTTGGGCAGCCAAAAAAATTGCAAGTACATGTTCAATCACCAAGAAGACTCATAAGGGTCACCCTTAAAATCATCTTAATCAAGGAAATACTCAAAGCTAGCTACTTAACAACAGCACAAACAACAGTTTATGGTCATAGGGTCAACATCAGCAATAGATAAAACCATATGGAGTAGCCACAAATCTACAAACACACAAGCAATCACTCAAATTAAAACTCATTCAGGTCACCCTGAGAAAAAATCATGAACATTACTAACTACATTAGTATACTTAAACCTTGCAACTTTTCAACAATTCAGCCAAATGGGTCACCCAATCCAcactcaaaaacaaaaaacaaaaaacaaaaaggagTAACTAAGTACTAACCATGACCACAGCGAAGAGACCCGGTTCCCAAGAAGGAGGCTGCGCCGGGACAATTTCGCCAGCTTCAGGCTGAGGAGTCGTTACATCAATCTCCGGCTCAGCAACCGCAGATTCTGAGACCTTGGGGAGGGGTAGGAGAGGAAAACGCTGGGTGAACGTGGGTGGTTGTAAAGAGAGCTTGTTGGAATGAGAAGGGAAGCGAGAAGTGGAAGATTGAGAGAATAGAGGTTTGGAGGTGGAGGAAATGGTGCAGTGGGTTCCGAAAGAAGCGCAGAGTGTGGAAACGATTGCAGTTGCAGAAGCCATTTTCGGTGTTGGAGAGAGCTCTCACTCTCACAGAGTGTCACGCATATCCAGTTATCCTATCTCTTTCTATCCTCTTTATTGTTCATCATCAAAAGGTAAAACAAGCATCattagttattttttaaatggtaattttttagagtaaaaaaattggtaattttttttgaatcatTATTCTTTATATGAACCTTTtgtaaagataaaataaaaataataacaagcatcattagtttttcattttttttggaatttttcaattttttttattagcatGATATATCGACTGCCTTGTGAGGCTAATTTCAAGGCTCGCATATCATATCAagataaaagataaaaagaCCCTATGTACcttatttttcttcctttttttagAGGGCACTTgcttaaaaaataacaaaaggaAAGGAAACATTAGAGGCGGAgagtggtggaggaggaggaggaaaaaggaaaatgtgGAGGAGGTGAAGGTGATGGtggatggtggtagtggtggctgaagaaaaacaaaaaaaaattgagcaaAAAAAACATAGGAAAAATTTGGGAAAGGAAAAGGGAGAACATGGAGGGGGAGAGAAATGGTGGCTACCGGAAGGAGATGATGAAGAGTGATGGTTCGGCATCCCCTGAATTTTACTTTTTGAAGTGTAGACAATGCATTGATCCAGATACGAAACGAGAAAAATTGGGTAAAATGAGCGAAAGTTTAACACCTTAAGCAAAATTAAAAGCCACTAAATGAAACATACATGATGTAAAATTTATAGGGGCCGAAAATAGCATTTGAATACTATTctattgaagaatttttttctcTTAGGGGACGACCGCCCCATTTCACATGTATGTAGGTCCATCCCTGCACATACTTAACTACTATGTGTTgaaattttactttttattagaCTAATGGTGGCTCTAGACTACTTAGTCATAAATGTTTTGATACCATATTCAAGAatcaattatttcaaaagtttaagttgtttGTAAGAAAAGTATGAATGGTGTTATATTAACACCTTTCTCTGTTGGTTTGGGAAATAATAGCACAACATTCACATTACAAGGGCATAGACCTAGTATTCCCTTTCTCTTTGGTGAAAGCAACCCATCTTCTTTGGGCTGAAAGTTCACCTCACATAAACCACCTACCCTTGCTTCCTTTTTTAATGCTATCCCACAAATGGTATTTTGTCCTCATTCCTCTGGCTTGTTTCTACTCAAGCCAATTACATTACGTGTGATGCTGAATATATTCAAATTCGCTAAATGTTTCTAAAGAAAGGAAATTGATTAAACCATTGCTGAAGAAAGTTAACAAAGTTCAAATGTAAATTAGATCACAATTATATAGCTAAGTAAATATGACTGATTCTCTTCTACCACCTTGCTTCCTAACTGTACAAGATATTTCAGTTAGCATATCAAGAAGAATCTTTCACTCCAAATGCATCAGCAATGTTGAAGTTCAAATTTCCTTTCATGGTTCTGCTCCTACCCACAGCATCAGCATCCCCTTGTTTCATCATCGCTACAAACTCCCCATAATCAATTCTCCCATCCTGAAAAAAGAGATTAGAGAAATAGAACCAAAATAGATTGTAACCACAACAAATATAAGAGAGAAAGGCATCCTAGATAATTTCAATCAAATATCAGAGAAAAAGGAAAGGGCTTATAAGAGTTATTAGCATAAACAAAATTGCCCTGAAAACAGCAATATACTTAAATCCACAATTAGCTATAAAGAACCAAATTCATATTTCACAACCTAATACATGATGATTGAATTTAAGACTTGCAATgagtttttcaaaacccattATCATGCATGATACATCTTCAGTAATACCTCAGAGAACCCAGCCACAATTTGCAACAATAGCCATATTTTGCATTAACCAAAAAAGTTGCTTCCACTAAACTTTCCAGAAGCATCCAAGTCATGTAATGATGACGGATGACTTTTTAAAGAATCAAGAAATTAAAAACTTAGTTCACTTTCACTAATCTCATAGATAATAAGTTCGGACTATGTCCATCAAATTAATTGAGAAAACTGAAAATAGAATCAACAATGAAGTTGTTAGTGAAATTAAATAGAGTGACCACAATCGCATCACCATGTGTTGGTAATTATGCAAACACATTTAGAGGAACTTACATTGTCTTGATCAATCTCTTTGATCATTTCATCCAGATGTACTTCACCAAGGCCAAAGTCTTTAGAAGCCTGTTGAAGTTCATCAATGGTGATGTAACCACTACCATCTTTATCAAAATAGGCAAATGCAGCAATCAAATTCTCCTCTCTTTCCATCTTATTCAAGTGCATTGTCGCAGCAAGAAATTCACCATAGTCTATTGTTCCACTGTTGTCTATATCAGCCTGCAAAAGCTCACAAGGGAAGACAGCAATAATAAGAACCTATTTGAAATAGCATGAAACTCCTTCCTTTCTGTGACATTTATGATAACTATAATCTACCTACCGCCTCCATAAGGGATTTAATTTCAGATTCCATGAGATTAGAGCCCACACTTTCTAAACCATTCTTGAGTTCCTCAAAAGTTATTGTGCCACTGTTGTCAGCGTCAATCATTTTGAACAACTCTTTCAACCCCCCTATTTCTTCCTCTGAAAGTCTTTCAGCAATGAcctgaaaataattttaaaatgttaaACATAAGTTCATTACTTAGATTTACTTATCAAACTatttaagaaatgaataaaaGTTGATATTAGGCATTCAGGAGTTTCTCACAACCAGACAGCTTTGATTTTCTAATACAAATCAGATCACTCTCCAGGATCTATAGACTATAGGAATCAAAATCAATGCATTCTACTTTTTTCAGAACCCTTAATTGcggagcaaaaaaaaaaagcactaTACAGCTTTAAAGTCACAAACTAGCAACCACAAAGTAGCTAGAATTAACATCAATATTGAAATCAAACAGAAAAGGATGAGCTGTATAATGATAATTAAACATACACGCAGTGCCATCTTCTTAAGTTTATTCATTGCTGAGAAATGCTTTAGGCGTGTCAAAACAGCAGAATCAAGAGGCTTGTCAGGGGCAAATTCTTCATCCACAATCCAAGGGTTACCTGATTGTACAAACTCCATTATTGTTAGATATTTTACAAAGCTGGTACACTAAAATGCCTTGGCATACACCAGTAGCACATGAAAATCCAAATACAAATTGTATCCAAGGAACTCACATAAAACTTCATGAGCAGAAATTCTTGTCCTAGGATCCCTCTCCAACATCAGTTTTACCAAATCTTTAGCACTATCTGAGATGCTTGGCCATGGATCAGACACAAAATCAAGGTCTCCATGTAAAATCTGTTTGAAAATTCCTGCTTCGGTTTCTATAGGTAATAGAGAAAGTGAATGTAGCTCAGGCACAAAAAAGATAACAAGTAGATGACTAAATATTATACAGAGAATAAAAGGTTAACTGGTGCAAGTCCAAGAGAATTACAATACACATTAGGATCATTACCAGCCCAAAAAGGTGGCACCCCACTCAATAAGATGTATAGGATTACACCAGCACTCCATACATCCACTTCTGGTCCATAGTGCTTGCACAACACCTCAGGGGCAACATAGTAGGGACTTCCCACTACATCATGAAAGGCTTGTcctgaaaaataaacaaaaaagtaAGGTTGAAAATCCAAGGGAAAAATATATGTTTAAATTGCCGAATATTGCTCTTTAAACATTCAACCCCTTAGCCCTAACTATATTTCTCTCAACAACCATGAAAAAGAATGTTCTTGGGAGCTTCATCCTGCCAAG is a window of Lotus japonicus ecotype B-129 chromosome 5, LjGifu_v1.2 DNA encoding:
- the LOC130718730 gene encoding uncharacterized membrane protein At4g09580-like; amino-acid sequence: MAAPRNVTVLRDEENGEAALEDDSPSAKKPKLERLPFNTWEFAAVVAVFFVFATGIFCIYLTMPATASAHLKLPRTLSDLRILKEHLSAYANNHPAQFILGYCSIYIFMQTFMIPGTIFMSLLAGALFGVVRGIMLVVFNATAGASSCFLLSKLIGRPLVSWLWPERLRFFQAEIAKRRDKLLNYMLFLRVTPTLPNLFINLASPIVDVPFHIFFLATLVGLIPASYITVRAGLALGDLKSVKDLYDFKTLSVLFLIGCVAIVPTLLKRKRVYE
- the LOC130720749 gene encoding 50S ribosomal protein L21, chloroplastic, which gives rise to MASATAIVSTLCASFGTHCTISSTSKPLFSQSSTSRFPSHSNKLSLQPPTFTQRFPLLPLPKVSESAVAEPEIDVTTPQPEAGEIVPAQPPSWEPGLFAVVMVGGRQYIVHPGRWIVVQRLKGAKANDKIALQKVLLVGTDTSCYIGKPIVSNAVVYATVEEQGFDPKVIVFKYKRKKQYRRTYGHKQPHTRLRINSIMGYENYPKVTMDDVKSEE
- the LOC130718880 gene encoding calcium-dependent protein kinase 11-like, whose amino-acid sequence is MQKQSFAGSKSSSKCTAVLPYQTPRLRDHYLLGKKLGQGQFGTTYLCTHKASGKLYACKSIPKRKLLCKEDYDDVWREIQIMHHLSEHPNVVQIQGTYEDSVFVHLVMELCAGGELFDRIIQKGHYSEREAAKLIKTIVGVVEACHSLGVIHRDLKPENFLFDTPGEDAKMKATDFGLSVFYKPGQAFHDVVGSPYYVAPEVLCKHYGPEVDVWSAGVILYILLSGVPPFWAETEAGIFKQILHGDLDFVSDPWPSISDSAKDLVKLMLERDPRTRISAHEVLCNPWIVDEEFAPDKPLDSAVLTRLKHFSAMNKLKKMALRVIAERLSEEEIGGLKELFKMIDADNSGTITFEELKNGLESVGSNLMESEIKSLMEAADIDNSGTIDYGEFLAATMHLNKMEREENLIAAFAYFDKDGSGYITIDELQQASKDFGLGEVHLDEMIKEIDQDNDGRIDYGEFVAMMKQGDADAVGRSRTMKGNLNFNIADAFGVKDSS